The nucleotide sequence TACCTGTGTATCGAGTTTGCTTATCATGGCATTGATCCCAAACTTGGCTTTATCCAGGCACTTGATGAAGAAATCTCTGATCTCCGCCATGAGATTCGTAAAGCAGAATCTCCCATTCTTTCTAATACTTCCCAGTGGGCCTTGCCAACCTCCAGTGGTATGTAATCCCCTGCAGCCTTTCTTGCGGAAACAGCGATCTTGGTAACTCACAGACCCTTCCTCCACACTGGCACTCTTCAACACAGTGTGATGAACTCTCTGATGCAGTCTCTTCTGACCATTGCTGTGCATAATGGCTTTACAAGGATACTCACAGCCCAGCTGAAAGAAAGATATATCAGGGCACAGCCTCCTGACATCCTTATCGATCTGCAGCAGTACCTTGTTGTCCTTGAAGAACGTCTGCCACTTACTGTTTTGATCGAGATTCAACGAATGATCATCAGTGGTCACATCCACTCTACCAGTCTCCAGGTTCGACTCTCCAGGAATGACAATAAGATCATCAATGAAGGACTTgtagagctctctctctcttcttggCCAGAGTCTCATCCCATTTGTCCCTGGTATAGGTTATGTCGTTGACCTCTTCAATACCTGTATCGAGTTTTGTCTTTCTTTTATCCAGGGTATCCAGCGGTATCCAGCGGTATCCAGGGTATCCATATTCCTTGCTCCAGTTCGTTTTGTCGACATCGTTCGTCGTCGTTTCCGTTTTTCTGTTTTGCTGTTGAGCAACTAtatgtttttagaaattttctttttaactaCGCCAAAGTCATTTCGGAGCTGAACAGAAAAACACAGAAAAACGGAAACGATGACGAACGATGTCAACAAAACGAATCGGAGCTAGCAACACGAATACAAACATTACATAGATGCGCTTTTCACGTTCACAGATCGAATTCTCCAATGACCACAGAATCATGTAGATGAAAACTCGATGACAAAGTCGGACGCGGTACGGCTACAGGGTAAGGGGTAGGGAAGTACAATCATGTGGAATCTCCCTTACGCAACTAGTGCGAGGGGAACACGATTTACGCACGC is from Nasonia vitripennis strain AsymCx chromosome 1, Nvit_psr_1.1, whole genome shotgun sequence and encodes:
- the LOC116415762 gene encoding uncharacterized protein LOC116415762 isoform X2, giving the protein MRLWPRRERELYKSFIDDLIVIPGESNLETGRVDVTTDDHSLNLDQNSKWQTFFKDNKLGCEYPCKAIMHSNGQKRLHQRVHHTVLKSASVEEGSVSYQDRCFRKKGCRGLHTTGGWQGPLGSIRKNGRFCFTNLMAEIRDFFIKCLDKAKFGINAMISKLDTQVEIPSSKVLECHGHYYAKF
- the LOC116415762 gene encoding TBC1 domain family member 13-like isoform X1, whose product is MRLWPRRERELYKSFIDDLIVIPGESNLETGRVDVTTDDHSLNLDQNSKWQTFFKDNKVLLQIDKDVRRLCPDISFFQLGCEYPCKAIMHSNGQKRLHQRVHHTVLKSASVEEGSVSYQDRCFRKKGCRGLHTTGGWQGPLGSIRKNGRFCFTNLMAEIRDFFIKCLDKAKFGINAMISKLDTQVEIPSSKVLECHGHYYAKF